ATCAGGTACATTTTGATATAGTTCAGAAAAGGTTTTGGTTCTGGAATTTAAGATCTGTCCCGAAAAAACGTGATCAGCATTTAGTTTCCAGTTTACTTGAACTCCAGTCAAAAAGTTGTCCGAATTCTCCACAATATCATTGTATTGATAGATATCAATCGGATTCATATCGAACTCATAACCGCCCCAGTTTGCTGTCATTTTTCCAATTGCAATACTGGTTCTGTTGGATATATTATACCCAATAAAAGCCAAGTCTGTAGAACTACTGATGTTATCTGTAGATTGCGGTTCAGTTTCTTTGGTATATCGGTCTCTAAATCTAAAAAATACTTTATCCTTATACACTTTCCCTTTTACTTCCAATCTAAACTGGTTTACTTCAAATTTACTTCCAGTATATTTTCCATCTTCGATATAGGTGTTAAAACCCAATTGAGTATTGAAAATTAAATCAACATTGTTAAGCAAATCAACTTTGGTTGCTTTTATTAGGGGAGTTTTATGATTTAGAACGGTATCAGTCTGTTTTTCCTGCTGGGCATAGGCGCCAGCAGCCAGAAAAACACTCAAAATTATTGAAGTTAAGATACGCATAGTTTACAATTTCAATTGGTTTAATACTCAAAGAAGTATTCTTGGAGTTTTTTACTGTCCGTAGTTTGGGTAAGTCCCAACATTAATAGAATCCTAGCTTTTTGAGGAATTAGA
The Flavobacterium humidisoli DNA segment above includes these coding regions:
- a CDS encoding porin, with translation MRILTSIILSVFLAAGAYAQQEKQTDTVLNHKTPLIKATKVDLLNNVDLIFNTQLGFNTYIEDGKYTGSKFEVNQFRLEVKGKVYKDKVFFRFRDRYTKETEPQSTDNISSSTDLAFIGYNISNRTSIAIGKMTANWGGYEFDMNPIDIYQYNDIVENSDNFLTGVQVNWKLNADHVFSGQILNSRTKTFSELYQNVPDVEEAKFPAAYVGNWNGSFLDGKFKTIYSFSIFQEATKNGKPVNMYYTALGNQFRTKKWLFQYDFKWSSEDLDRTGVVSSLLPDTVLDHAAENVYYIEHWLRTVYSLNEQWKISAIGMVSKASWKDIPDPNVSSNRIRTAWGVIPTVEFYPIKNFNLKFFATYVARFYNYSDYAKTDLGQSNNTTGRIMLGVISPLVVL